A single region of the Mycobacterium avium subsp. avium genome encodes:
- the narJ gene encoding nitrate reductase molybdenum cofactor assembly chaperone produces MRLLSALRERSSSRVMQDRLVWQAASLLLAYPDDGFGGRLDTVEELLGHVSGPAGALLGQTAAALRGREPMAAAMDYVATFDMRRRATMYLTYWTAGDTRNRGREMLAFATAYREAGVQPPSNEAPDHLTVVLEFAATVDPDAGRRLLIAHRVPIDVLRCALADAKSPYEPAVAAVCQTLPAATDQEARRAERLARQLLEAGPPAEAVGLQPFTLTVPPRAEGTPGV; encoded by the coding sequence ATGAGGCTGCTGTCGGCGCTGCGGGAGCGCTCCAGCAGCCGGGTGATGCAGGATCGCCTGGTGTGGCAGGCGGCGTCGCTGCTGCTGGCCTACCCCGACGACGGGTTCGGCGGGAGGCTGGACACCGTGGAAGAGTTGCTCGGCCATGTCAGCGGCCCGGCCGGCGCGCTGCTCGGGCAGACGGCCGCGGCGCTGCGCGGCCGCGAACCGATGGCCGCGGCCATGGACTACGTCGCGACCTTCGACATGCGCCGGCGCGCCACCATGTACCTGACCTACTGGACCGCCGGGGACACCCGCAACCGCGGCCGCGAGATGCTGGCCTTCGCCACCGCCTACCGCGAGGCGGGCGTGCAGCCGCCCAGCAACGAGGCGCCCGACCACCTGACCGTGGTGCTCGAATTCGCCGCCACCGTCGACCCCGACGCCGGGCGGCGGCTGTTGATCGCGCATCGGGTGCCGATCGACGTGCTGCGCTGCGCCCTGGCCGACGCCAAGTCGCCGTACGAGCCGGCCGTCGCGGCCGTCTGCCAGACCCTGCCCGCGGCAACCGATCAGGAGGCGCGCCGCGCCGAGCGGCTGGCCCGTCAACTGTTAGAGGCCGGCCCGCCCGCGGAAGCCGTTGGGCTGCAACCGTTTACCTTGACCGTGCCACCTCGAGCCGAAGGAACCCCCGGTGTTTAG
- the narI gene encoding respiratory nitrate reductase subunit gamma, with protein MFSNVLFWDISPYVTLSVLIVGTWWRYRYDKFGWTSRSSQIYESRLLSIASPIFHFGILAVFAGHVMGLFIPPRVTHMLKMSDHLYHMQAVIAGSAAGFATLAGVGLLIYRRFTRPAVSAATTRSDKVMYVVLVLAIVVGLYCDLIGTGPHGGEFHYRYTVGLWFRRIWILQPHGEVMVNAPLDYQLHALIGMVLFTLWPFTRLVHVFSAPVVYLFRPYIVYRSREVAAKDQLVGTAPRRRGW; from the coding sequence GTGTTTAGCAACGTCCTGTTCTGGGACATCTCGCCCTACGTCACGCTGTCGGTGCTGATCGTGGGCACCTGGTGGCGCTACCGCTACGACAAGTTCGGCTGGACGTCGCGGTCGTCGCAAATCTACGAGTCGCGGCTGCTGAGCATCGCCAGCCCGATCTTCCACTTCGGCATCCTGGCCGTGTTCGCCGGACACGTGATGGGGTTGTTCATCCCGCCGCGGGTGACGCACATGCTGAAGATGAGCGACCACCTCTACCACATGCAGGCCGTCATCGCCGGGTCGGCCGCCGGCTTCGCCACCCTGGCCGGCGTCGGGCTGCTGATCTACCGCCGCTTCACCCGCCCGGCGGTGTCGGCGGCCACCACCCGCAGCGACAAGGTGATGTACGTGGTGCTGGTGCTGGCCATCGTGGTCGGCCTGTACTGCGACCTGATCGGCACCGGCCCGCACGGCGGGGAGTTCCACTACCGCTACACCGTGGGGTTGTGGTTCCGCCGCATCTGGATCCTGCAGCCGCACGGCGAGGTGATGGTCAACGCGCCGCTGGACTACCAGTTGCACGCCCTGATCGGCATGGTGCTGTTCACGCTGTGGCCGTTCACTCGGCTGGTGCACGTGTTCAGCGCCCCGGTCGTCTACCTGTTCCGGCCCTACATCGTCTACCGCAGCCGCGAGGTGGCGGCCAAGGACCAATTGGTGGGCACGGCGCCGCGCCGCCGCGGCTGGTAA
- the narH gene encoding nitrate reductase subunit beta yields MKVMAQLAMVMNLDKCIGCHTCSVTCKQAWTNRSGTEYVWFNNVETRPGQGYPRTYEDQERWRGGWIRDKRGRLRLRDGGRFQKLLRIFANPKLPVIGDYYEPWTYEYENLTTAPAGDTFPTAAPKSLISGEPMKVSWGPNWDDNLAGSPEILAEDPILKKVSEEVKLSLEQTFMFYLPRICEHCLNPSCVASCPSGAMYKRSEDGIVLVDQDRCRGWRMCVSGCPYKKVYFNHKTGKAEKCTLCYPRMEVGLPTICSETCVGRLRYLGVVLYDMDRVLEAASVENDTDLYRAQCDILLDPNDTDVIAGARAQGIPDEWIEAAQRSPVYALIHTYRVALPLHPEYRTMPMVWYIPPLSPVVDAVSRDGHDGEDLGNLFGALDALRIPMQYLAELFTAGDTAVVEGVLRRLAAMRSYMRDINLGRETQPHIPHSVGMTEEQIYEMYRLLAIAKYEERYVIPTAFAPQARDLEQMGCSLTGDGGPGMYESEPVTVETFHALKQRGGPTEAEPGSTRPRVNLLNWDGGQVPAGMFPEAQRR; encoded by the coding sequence ATGAAGGTCATGGCGCAGCTGGCGATGGTGATGAACCTCGACAAGTGCATCGGCTGCCACACCTGCTCGGTGACCTGCAAGCAGGCCTGGACCAACCGGTCGGGCACCGAATACGTGTGGTTCAACAACGTCGAAACCCGTCCGGGACAAGGCTATCCGCGCACCTACGAGGACCAGGAGCGGTGGCGTGGCGGCTGGATCCGCGACAAGCGGGGCCGGCTGCGATTGCGTGACGGCGGCCGTTTCCAAAAGCTGCTGCGCATCTTCGCCAATCCCAAGCTGCCGGTGATCGGCGACTACTACGAGCCGTGGACCTACGAGTACGAGAACCTGACCACCGCACCCGCCGGTGACACCTTCCCAACGGCCGCGCCGAAAAGCCTGATCAGCGGCGAGCCGATGAAGGTGTCCTGGGGACCGAACTGGGACGACAACCTGGCCGGGTCGCCGGAGATCCTGGCCGAGGACCCGATCCTGAAGAAGGTCAGCGAAGAGGTGAAACTCTCGCTCGAGCAGACCTTCATGTTCTACCTGCCCCGGATCTGCGAGCACTGCCTCAACCCGTCCTGTGTGGCCTCGTGCCCGTCGGGCGCGATGTACAAGCGCAGCGAGGACGGCATCGTGCTGGTCGATCAGGACCGCTGCCGCGGCTGGCGGATGTGTGTGTCCGGATGTCCTTACAAGAAGGTGTATTTCAACCACAAGACGGGCAAGGCCGAGAAGTGCACGCTGTGCTATCCGCGGATGGAGGTGGGGCTGCCCACCATCTGCTCGGAGACCTGCGTGGGCCGGCTGCGCTATCTGGGTGTGGTGCTCTACGACATGGACCGGGTACTCGAGGCGGCGTCGGTGGAAAACGACACCGACCTCTACCGGGCGCAGTGCGATATCCTGTTGGACCCCAACGACACTGACGTCATCGCGGGCGCGCGGGCGCAGGGCATTCCCGACGAGTGGATCGAGGCCGCGCAGCGTTCCCCGGTGTACGCGCTGATCCACACCTATCGGGTGGCGCTGCCGCTGCACCCGGAATACCGGACCATGCCGATGGTGTGGTACATCCCGCCGCTGTCGCCGGTGGTCGACGCGGTCAGCCGCGACGGCCACGACGGCGAGGACCTGGGCAACCTGTTCGGCGCGCTGGACGCGCTGCGCATCCCGATGCAATACCTGGCCGAGCTGTTCACCGCCGGTGACACCGCGGTGGTCGAGGGCGTGTTGCGGCGGCTGGCGGCGATGCGCTCCTACATGCGCGACATCAACCTCGGCCGCGAAACCCAGCCGCACATCCCGCATTCGGTGGGCATGACCGAGGAACAGATCTACGAGATGTACCGGTTGCTGGCCATCGCGAAATACGAAGAGCGCTATGTCATCCCGACGGCGTTCGCGCCGCAGGCCCGCGACCTCGAGCAGATGGGCTGCTCGTTGACCGGCGACGGCGGGCCGGGCATGTACGAGTCGGAGCCGGTGACCGTGGAGACCTTCCACGCCCTCAAGCAGCGCGGCGGCCCCACCGAGGCAGAGCCCGGCAGCACCCGGCCGCGGGTGAACCTGCTGAACTGGGACGGCGGCCAGGTGCCCGCCGGCATGTTCCCCGAGGCGCAGCGGCGATGA